From the genome of Neodiprion pinetum isolate iyNeoPine1 chromosome 3, iyNeoPine1.2, whole genome shotgun sequence, one region includes:
- the LOC124214984 gene encoding putative nuclease HARBI1 → MAMVMLLVDIADFEEEDEELLQLRITRKRLSDELNVFNLPDIQFKNLFRVSKDLVRDLVTELRPHLQRERPNGLSVETQVLCAIRFYAVGSYQRAIGQDFALALSQTAVSRCIRSVSVAINDHMLCRWIKFPATPEQREAAKIKFANAPQPFPGAIGAIDCTHVGIVAPKENEEAFVNHHGYHSMNVQMICDPELRILNVSARFPGSRHDAAIWMQSPVRNLMELCHRQGERQTWLLDDSGYPLEPWLLTPIPNAPNGSPEYIYIPLHIVVPAQL, encoded by the exons aTGGCTATGGTAATGTTACTCGTCGATATAGCAGATTTTGAAGAAGAGGACGAAGAATTATTACAGTTACGAATCACCCGCAAGAGGTTGAGCGATGAGCTGAATGTATTCAATTTACCAGATATTcagttcaaaaatttgttcagaGTTTCAAAAGATTTAGTGAGGGACCTCGTGACAGAACTGAGACCACATCTGCAACGTGAACGCCCAAATGGTCTTTCAGTGGAAACTCAA GTTCTTTGCGCCATTCGGTTTTATGCAGTTGGTTCTTATCAAAGAGCAATAGGACAGGATTTTGCATTGGCTTTGAGTCAGACTGCAGTCAGCCGGTGTATCAGATCAGTGTCCGTTGCTATCAACGACCATATGCTTTGCCGATGGATTAAATTCCCTGCCACTCCGGAGCAAAGAGAGGCagctaaaataaaatttgctaATGCTCCACAACCATTTCCTGGAGCAATTGGCGCAATAGACTGCACTCATGTCGGAATTGTTGCTCCTAAAGAGAATGAGGAAGCTTTTGTGAATCACCATGGTTATCATTCTATGAATGTTCAAATG ATTTGTGATCCAGAACTCCGTATTTTAAATGTGAGCGCCAGATTCCCAGGATCTCGTCATGATGCTGCAATTTGGATGCAGTCACCTGTGCGCAATCTTATGGAGCTGTGTCACAGGCAAGGCGAGAGGCAAACATGGTTGTTGG ATGATTCAGGCTATCCTTTGGAACCATGGCTCTTGACACCAATACCGAATGCTCCAAATGGATCACctgagtatatatatataccgctGCACATTGTAGTGCCCGCTCAGTTATAG